The following nucleotide sequence is from Streptomyces sp. HUAS CB01.
TCGAACGGCAGCACACCGCCACCGTCTACGCCCTGGTACTCGGCTCGTTCGCGGCCGGCACGGTCGCCGGTGCCTTCCTCGGCGGCCGGATCCGCGGGCGCCACCGCGGCCTTGTCTCGCTGGCGCTGCTCGCCCTGTTCGGGCTGACCGCCCTGAGCCCGGTCCTGACCGGCTCGGTCCCTGTGCTCATGGCCGCGTTCCTGGTCGGCGGAGTCGGCCAGCAGGCCTTCGACGTGGTGAAGATGGCCGGGCTGCGCCGGGAGGTGCCCGAGCGGTTGCACGGCCGGGCGTTCTCCGCGGACTTCTTCTTCTCCTTCGCCTCGCTGCCCCTGGGCCAGCTGCTCGGGGCCGTGCTGCTGCGGTTCACGGAGGCCGAGGCGATCATGCTGTGGGCCGGCGGACTGGTCATCGCCACCACGGTCCTGGCCATGGCGGGCAAGGACGTCCGGGAGTTCCGCTCGGGGCAGCCCCCGGCACCGGACGACGGGGTACCGGAGCAGCGGGAGCCCTGGACGGGCAGCCCCGCGGAACAGGACGAGAATGCCGGGACACGTTGACCTGTTCGAGGAGCACGGCGAAGTGGCGGCCCTCTGGCCGCAGGGCGGCTACCGGGACCGCACCGTGGTCTGCTTCGACCGCCACCTCGACCTCAAGCCCCTCGCACCGGGCGGCGAGGAGGCGCTGCGGTGCGCCGCCACCCTCGGCGAGGACCCGGCCGCACACCTGCGCCGGCTTCCGGTGCGTGGTGTACCCGGCGCCTTCGGCCTCGACGACTTCTGGTCCGCGGCCGCCCTGGCGGGCGGTCTCACTTCCCTGGTGTGGGTGCCCAGTTGGGGCTCCCATCCGCAATGGCGGGCGACCGCGCTGGACTCCGTCTCCCTGATCTCCACCGGGGGCGTGACGCCCGACCCGCGGGTCAGCGGCTGCTGCCTGACCGTCCGGCTGTGCGGGGTGAGCCTGGCGATCGTCCCGCCCGACCTGCTGGCCCGCCATCTCGCCGTGCACGTGTCCGGCGAGGTGGTGGCCGACATCGACCTGGACTGGCTGATGGACGAGCACGGGCGGCCCGACCACACGGTCGACGAGCTGGCGGCTCTGGTCGCGCTCTGCGGCGGCGAGTTGTCGGCGATGACCTGGTCGACCCGCTCGGGCTTCCTGCCGGGGGAGTTCCGGCAAGTCGGCACCGACGTCGCCGCCCGGCTCGGGCTGCGGGCCCGCACTTCCTCGTTCCTGCCGGCCACGCCCTGGCCCGAGGACCTGCTGCTGAGCGTGCACCGCGGCGCCCCGCTGCCCCAGGGCGAGGAGGACGGCGGGGTGACCGTCGCCCTGCGCGGCCTGGCACTGGCCACCACCGACCCGGCGCAGGCCGAGGAGTGCCACCGCCGGGCTGCGGCGGCCGGGTACCGGTCGAGCTGGCTGGCGTACCGCATCGGCATCGCGCACTACGCCCGGGGCGGCCACCGCACTGCCCGGGAATGGCTGCGCGAGGCGGTCGCCGTCGACGGCCGCGACACCCTGGCCATGCACGCGCGGATCATGTCCGCGCGGGCCACCGCGCGGCTGGACGGCCCGGACCGGGCTTTCGCGGAACTCCGCGCCCTGGCCGGGGAACTCCCGCTGCGGTCCGGGGTCTGGCGGACGCTGCGGGTCCTGGCCCGCAGCTGCGGCGACACCGAGGCGGCGGCCGAGGCCGACGCCCGGCTGGCCCTGCTCGACCGGCTCACCGAGCCCGCCGTGGCCACGGCGGGGACCGGGCCCGACGACGGGGGGCGGGAGTGAGCCCCGGTGCGGCCACGGACGTCCTGCTGGTGATGCCGCCGGTCAGCGAGGCCGTGCAGTTCCCCTACCTGGCGCTGCCCCAGCTCGCCGCGGCCTGGACCGAGCGCGGCCACCGGGTGGTCTGCTGCGACCTGAACCTGGAGTACCGGACGGCCGTGCTGCGGCGCCACGGCGCCCCGGAGCGGGACGGGGACCGGGCTGCCACGACAACCGGTGGGGCCTTCGCGAAGGACGCCTTCCGCCGCATCAGCGAGCGCTACCGGCAGGGCCACGGGCAGCGGCTGCTGGATCGTTCCCGGGACCGCAGCTCGGGCTTCGACCAGGAGGTCGCGATCCGCGCCGTCGTGCGGTACGTCACCCAGCAGGCCACCGCGGACGGCTGGATGCTGCCCGGACCGTTCCCGCTGTCCCGGCTGGACGATCTCGTCGCGGACGGGCGGTCCGGCTGGTCGGCCGAGTGGGCGGCGCAGCGGCTGACCGAGCTGCTGGCCCTGCACCGACCGCGACTGCTCGGATTCTCCGTACCGTTCTTCAGCCAGCTGGTGCCCACCCTGGCGCTGTGCGGACTGCTCAAGGAGCAGCGGCCGGACCTGCGGATCATGCTGGGCGGGCCGACCGTGCAGATGTGGGCGGCCGCACTGCGCCGCCGGGTGGCCGCGGCCCGGGCCGTCGACCACTGGTGCCTGGGCCACGGCGAGGACTACCTCGGGCGGATCCTCGACGGCGCGTCGCCGGAGGCCGAGCGGACGGCCGAGCGCGCCGGGCTGGCCGACGGGTTCGTCCTCAACGAGCAGGCCATGCCCGACTTCGGGCAGTTCGACTTCGCCGACTACAGCAACCAGGCCCACCAGTTCCCCTACCGGCTGACCGTCGGCTGCTTCTGGGGCAGGTGCACCTTCTGCTCCTACGGCAACCGCTACCACGACGCACGGGCGTTCCAGCAGGTGTCCCCCGCGGTCGCGGCCGGGCACCTGGTCGAACTGGCGGCCCGGCTGGGCATCACCGATGTGGCGGTCACCGACGAGAACACCGGGCTGCGGCACCTGCTGCGGGTGATGCGCGCGGTCCGTGCGCGCGGCGCCCCGCTGACCTTCCGCGTCCGGGCCCGGCTGGAACCGGAGCTGGCCGACCCGGAGTTCTGCGCGGAGCTGTACGCCCTGGGGTGCGTGCAGATGTCGGCCGGGTACGAGACGGACGCGCAGCCCGTCCTGGACGCGTTGAACAAGGGCCAGGACGCGCGGCACGCGGAGCGGGCGGTGGCGAACCTGACCGCCGCGGGGATCACCACCAACCTGTCCTTCATGGACGGGTTCGCGCACCCCGACGCGGAGCGGGCGTACCGGGACACCGTGGCGGTGATCCAGCGGCATCCGGCGGACATGGGGCTGGACACCATGCAGTTGCTGGTCGCCGAGCCGGGCAGCCACCTGTGGGCGAGCAGGCGGGGCGCGGCGGACGACCCGCACGCGGACGCGGATCTGGTCACCAACGAAGGGCTGGCGTTCGCCGCCGGCCGGGTCGGCGGGGCGCTGCTGGACCCTCAAGGCACGGAGGAGGCCAGGCAGCGGCTGCTGCGGATGGCGGTCGAGGCCGTGCCGGACGCGGAACGGACGAGCCGCCCCGACCTGGAGCAGCGCCCGCGGGTGGCAGCCGGGACGGGCCCGGATGCGGACGGCCTGGTGGCCGCGGGCACGCCGGTGCGCCCGCGCTTCGGGGTGGCGCTGGACACCGTACGAACGCAGTGGTTCCTGGCCGATCTGGCGTGGCCGCGGATGGCCGCGGTCCCACCGGGTGTGGCGCGCGCCGGGGACGGGCGGCTCACGGCGGACGGGCCTGACGGGCGCAGGTGGCTCTCGAGGATGGTGGAGAAACGCCTGCTGGAAGTGGAAGGGGGCGGCTGATGGAACGAGTGGCGCGGCGGGCACGGGAGGAGCGGGGGGAGGGGAAGGGGGAGGACTCCGGGCGGCTCGGTCTCGGGCTGGGCATGGACCTGGTCTGGGGCGAGCGCATCGGGTTCGAGAAGACCGGCGAGGGACGGCCCACCGACCGGGTCGCGGCCTTCCTCCAACGGCACGCGCAGGACTACGACTACATGTTCGTGGCGTTCCAGCCGATCGACTACGGCCCACTGGAGCCGGAACGCTACTTCCCCGCCTACGACCGGCTGTTCGAGCTGTTCGGGCCGGGACGGGCGCGGGCCTTCCACCACACCATGCTCAACACCGGCAGTCCGGAGGAGTACGAGAAGGAAGCGGTGGCGGAGTTCACCAACGCGCTGATCGAACGGTACGGCTTCCGGTGGGTGATCGAGGACCTGGGCATCTGGTCGCTGGGAGGCCGGAGCCTGCCCTATCCGATGCCTCCGGTGCTGACGACGGAAGGGCTGCGGCGCTGTGTCGGGCACGTCGGCGAGTGGGTGCGCCGGCTGGATGCGCCGCTGTCGGTGGAGTTCCCCGGATTCACCGAGGGCGGCAGTTTCCTCGTCGGCACCCTGGACGCGTTCGCGTTCTTCGACACGGTGATCCGGGAGACCGGCGCGCTGGCCACCCTCGACGTCGGGCACGTCCTGGCCTACCAGTGGCTGATGGGCCGCACCGGGAAGCGGATGTTCGAGGGTGTGGAGGCGCTGCCGCTGGACCGCTGCCACGAGGTGCACCTGTCGGGCTGCCAGATCGTCGAGGGGCGGTTCCGGGACCTGCACCACGGCGTGCTGCTCGACGAGCAACTGGCCCTGCTGGAACACCTGCTGCCGATGATGCCCCGGCTGACCGGGGTGACGTACGAGGACCCGAACTTCGACGCGGCGGGGCGGCTCGTGCCGAAGTCCCGGCCCAACGCGGAGCGGCTGTTCGCGATCGTCCGCGCGTGGAAGGAGGAAGCGGATGCCGGAGCCCGACGGGTCGGCTGAGCACGACCGGATCCTGCGGGTGCTGGACCGGTTGCTGTACGACGAGGAGACGCGGAGCGCATTCGTCGAGCACGGCCCCCACCATCCCGCGCTCGGGCTGGACCCGGCGCTGGCCGCGGCGTTCGCCCGGGTCGACGTACGGGAACTGACCCTGGTCGGACGCAACATCCGCTCCGAGGTGGTGAGCGGGGGCACCGGGACGGGCCCGGGGCTGGCCCGCGGCTTCGCACGGTCGCTGCGGGCGATCCGGGAGCGCACCGGACTCACACCGAACGAACTCGCCGAACGGTTCACCGCATCGGTGGAGTTCCGCCATTTCCGGGACGTGCCGTTCTCGGCGGCCGGCCGCGGACGGCTCATGCCGGAGTGCTTCCACCGCTTCGTCGCCGCGTCCGCGGAGCCCCTGGCCGCAGTGGAACCGCTGGTGCACCACGAGGCGGCGGTGGGGGTTGCACAGGCGGTGGCCACCGGCGCGGAGGCGACATTCGACGTGGGGCTGGCGGGGTTCGCCGCGCACGGCGGTGTGCAGTGCGGGTTCCGGGAGTACGGGGAGGCAGCCGTGGAGTGGGGACTGGAGCCGACGCTGTACCTGGCGACACCGGGCCGCTGCATCATCGGGCGTGCCACCCGGCCCGTGTTCGAGGGGCTGGTGGCGGTCCTGGCGGGCCGGGACGGACCGTTGGCCCCCGCGACCCGGGCCGCACTACGGGACCGGCTGGACCACTGGGGGCTGCGATGAACCCGGGCCTGCTGGAGACGGACGTGCTGGACGTGGCGGAGTTCCGGCGTGAGTGCTGGCGGCGCCGGCCGGTGGTGTGGCGGGGCCGCGGAGCGGACTTCCTGGCCCCCGCCCTCGACTGGGCACAGGTCGCCGAGCTGGAGGAGCGGCTCGCCGCGACGGGCCACGGGCAGGCGGCGGTGCACCGGAGCGACGACGGGCAGGTGCTCTTCGTCAACCAGGCCCAGCACGTGATGCCGGTGCTCCGTGCGGCGTGCACGGTGCTGGCGGACCGGTTCGGCTGGGCCGAGTGCACCGCCGACCTGTCGGTGACCCGGGGCCGCGGCGCGGGCATCGGCTGCCACTTCGACCACAGCGACAACTTCGTCGTGCAGCAGCAGGGGGCCAAGGACTGGCTGGTGGGGCTGCCCGCGCACACCTCCGAGGCGCGGCAGCGCAAACGGATGCTGGAGACGAAGGGGTTCGTCCCCACGGGGCGGCTGCCGTCGGAACCGTTCCGGGTGCGGCTCGAGGCCGGCGACGTGCTGTACCTGCCGGTGTTCGCCCCGCACGAGGGGGTGGAGACACCGCCGGGGCCCGGCACGGGCGCGGAGCCCGGCTCGGTGAGCGTCTCGTTCTCGTGCAACGCCGAAAGCGCGCTCGGCCGGTATCTGCGGCCGTTGGTGCGCCGGCTGTCCGAGCAGCGGGAGTGGTGGGAGCCGCTGCCGACGGACGGGCCGGACACGGACCGGTTGGACCGGGCGCTGCTGCGGGCGCTGCGGGAGGTGCGGGAAGAGGGCGGGGACCACCGAGAGGGAGGGGACGGACATGCGGGTGAAGGATCTGAAGGCGGACCGGTCGGCGGCGGGGCTGCCTGACCTCTCGCTGATCGTGCTGGCCGAGGACGCGGCGGCGGTCGCGGCCAACGAGCAGCTCCACCGGGTGGTGGCCCGGCAGTACCTGGTGCGGGTGCTGCGGGCGGTGCAGCGGCTCGACGAGGGCCACCGGGCGGATCCGGCGCTGGCCCGGGTCCGCGGGCTCCTTGACGCGATGGACGTGGACGCGGCGCTGCTCTGGGCGCTGCGTCCGGAGGTGACGGGCTGGGTGTGGCGGGCCGAGAGCGGTGCGGTGGAGCCGGAGCCGCTGCTGCGGCTGCTGGCGCGGGCCCTGGCGTACGATCCGGACGCCGCGCCGGCCTCGGTGCGGCTGGCGGCGGCCGACGGCCCGGCTCCTGTGGTCACCGGCGACGGCCCGGCGCGGGGGGACCTGCTGCTGGAGTGGGCATCGGAGGGCGACGAACCGGCGGTGCGGCTGGAGGCGGCCGACGCGGCGGCGTTCGCGGCCCGGCTGCAGGAGGCGGCGGATCTGCTGGGGCGGGAGTGGCCGGAGGGGCTGGCGATGGCGGCCCGCGACATCCGGGCCTTCGCGGCCCTGGGCGGGCACCGGGGACTGCGCCCGCTGAACTTCAGCGTGCACGGGCTGCGCGGGCTGGTGCTGACGAGTGAGCGCCCGGCGTACATGCTCGCCCAGACACTCGTGCACGAGGGCACCCATCAGCGGTTCAGCGGGGTGCTGGACTGTGTGGCGCTGGTGCGCAACCCGCGGGCCACGCACCATTCGCCGTTCGTCGACGCGGAACGGCCGCTCGGGCACATCTTGCACGGCATCCTGTCGTTCATCAACGACGCCTGGGCGGCGGGGAGGCACCAGCAGGTGGAGGAGGACCCGGTCGAACGGGACCGGCTGGAGCGTTACCGCCAGGAGAAGGCCGGACAGCTGCTGGCGGCGGAGAAGAACCTGCTGGAGGTGGCGGACCCGACACCCGCCGGGGCCCAGCTGCTGGCCGGCTGCCGGGCCGCGATCGCCCGGCTGACCGGTGGCTGACGGGCTGTCGGCGGCGCTGGCCGACGCGGCCCAGGAGCTGGGTCCGGCAGCATCGCTGTCGCGGCGGGAGCAGCCCGACGGGCTGGTGCGGGTCCATGTCCGGCTCGGCCCCGCGGCACACGGGCACACCCCGCAGTGGGGCGTGGCCGCCTACGACACGGCTTTCGTGCTGGCGGAACTCCCCCGGGGAGTGTGCCGGTTGCTGGACGACCGGGAGCTGCTGGCACGCCGGACACCGGTCGGGGACGCACCGCTGGTGGGGCCGGCGGTGCTGTCACCGGCGGCGGCGGGGGTGTTCGTGCACGAGTGCTTCGGGCACACCAGCGAGGCGGACAACTACCTGGCCGCGCTGTCCGGCGGGGCGGACCGCGGACTGGGCGACCGGTGGACCCCGGCCCCGCTGACGGTCCACGACCGGCCGGCGACCCGCCCGTACGCGGGCAGTTACCGGCGGGACGACGAGGGGACTCGCGCACGGACGGTCGCGCTGCTGACGGACGGGCGGTGGACGGGACTGCTGACCGACCGCGCGACACGCCACCTGAGCGGCGGCCGGAGCACGGGCCACGGGCGGGGCCCGGCGGGGGCGGTGCTGCCGCGGTGCAGTGTGCTGGAGGTCTCCCCGGGCACGCATCCGCCGGCGGAACTGCTGGAGCGGTCGGACGACGGCTGGCTGCTGGGCAGCCCGGTCGGCGGCTGGTCGGTACGCGGACTGCTGGTGCTGGAACTGCTCTGGGTACGCCGGATCCGGCGAGGACGGCTCACCGACGAGATCCGCGGCCCGGCCGTGGTGTGCGCACGGAAGTCGGCACTCGCCGCACAGGTCGTGGCGGTGGGCGACGACCCCGTCGTGCTCAGCTCGCCGTACACCTGCGTCAAGGAGGGACACGAGGTCGGGTCGACCCTGATCAGCCCGTCGCTGCTGCTCCAGCAGTGCGTGCTGCGCCCGCTCGACAGGGTCGTGCGGGCGGACCGGGCGGCACGTACGCCCGCGGTCCCGGCACGGGGAACCTGACCGGCCGTCCGGCGAAACCGCAGGCTTGCCGCCGTCGCGGCCGACCGGGGAAGCAGAAGGACCGCCGGACCGTCGGGCGGGAAGCAGGGAGCGACCGTTCCGTGGGAATGCCCATCGGGCGGACGCCGGGGCGCGGGGGAGCAGCGGACGGGTCCGGAAGTTCACGGGCCGGATCGCGCAGCGCCGCGCCGTTCGCAACTCGGCGGAAGCGGCGAGCAGAGAGGCTTCCTCGCGTGAGCGCCCCCCGACTGCCCGGCGCTGAGGACAGACCCGTAAAGGATCTCGCCGCGCTTGCCGAGTTCCTGCCTCCTCGGTCACCGGGCCACGGTGAGGCCGCCCCGGGCGATCGCCCACGCGCCCTCAGGGTCCCGCCTCGGCGGCGTGTTGCAGCGCCTGCTCGGACCGTTTGACGAACATCGTGGCGTAGGCGGCGAGTCGCTCGCCGCTCACGTACGTCGCCTTGCCGAACGCATCGATCGACAGCACCGTCGTGCCCACCAGCACCGTCGCCCTCGCGTGCGGATCCCCCGTGGTCTCGAACGTGCCGAGGCGGCCATGACGACGCTCACCGACCGCCCCGAGGGCGACGTCCCGCTGCGCACGGTCAGCCTGATCCCGTTTCAGAACCAGCGCGTACGCGGCTGCAGCGGCCTTGCGGTCCCGGTAGGCGGTGAGGGCGAAATTCACGTTCGCCTCGCCCCGTGTCACGAAAACGGACGCCCCCGTCGTCATCGCACCGGCGCACAGCGCCTCGTCCTCACCCGCAACGCACGCCCCGGTACCCGGGTCCCGTGAAGGGATGACACTCCGCATCCCGTTCTTCAGGCCGGAAACAGCCGCACCCTCTGGCAGAGCCCCGGCCACCTGCTTCTCACTCAGCACGGCCGACAGGGCCGCGCCGGTCACAGGCGAGGCCGTGGCCCGAGCGGGCCCCGCGGCGCCACCGTCTCCCTGGGCGCGAGTGATCCCGCCACCCCCGCCGCACCCCGCCAGCAACACCACCGCTGCCATCGCCGCCGTTGCCGCGATCCGCCCACATCTGCCGCTCTTCACGATCCCCTGCCCCTGACGATGAGAGCCTTGAGCATACGGAGGAGTCCGACACCACCGGCCGGCGCCCGGCTCCTTCAGCGCCGTCCCGCCGACCCGGACCATACGCAAGAGCCAAGCCCTGCCCCCGGTCGGACCGTCCAGGACGCGGCCGGAAGCACGGACGAGCGCGGACGCCGGCGGGAACCCGAGATCCTCGCGCCTCCCACGCACGCACTCGGAGGAACGAGGCGCCGTCGTCCGGGCCCGCGGTGACCAGCCCGCGGGCGCCGCCCGCGTTGTCAGAGGGGCCAGTCAGGATAGGAGTCATGACAGACGGAACGACCTGGCTCGCCGCGCCGCGATCCATCGCCTTCGGGGGCTACCGCGTGGTGCTCGCCCGCGGACTCTCCCCGCAAGAGCTCGCCGGCCGCCTCGCGGAGACCGTGTCGTACGACGGGGAGCACCTCGTCGTGGAAGTGGGGGCCCACACGGGAGAGTCTCTTCTGGAGCTCATGGACGACACCTACGGCGATTCCTCCGACGGCATCGGCCTGCGCCTCGGCAGCGCCGGTGACTGGGCATACGCGGTCGCGTACGGCGGCTGGCAGGGGGAGTTCGGCCCCCTGACCCCCGTGTCGCGCGGTGGTGCGCACGTCTGCCTCCTGGAGTACGAGGAGGAGAACGGCAAGCCCGTGCCGCCGCAGTTCGCGTACTTTCACGACGGCCGCCTGCTGAGTGCCTGCAATCTGCATCTGGACGCCTCGTGGGGCTGTCAGGGCGTAGAAGGCGACCCCGCGACGGCCGCCCCCTTGCAGGAGTTGCTGACCGCTGCCGGCCTCCCGGACCCGGAGCGGGACAACAGGGAGGTGCACCGCACCGCGCTGGGCATCGTGGAACGATACTTCGGGCTCTCGCTGCCACAGGGCCCCATCGTCAGAGGCACCCTGCCGGCGGTTCTGGTGGAACCGGCGTAGTCCGGAACCGGACTCCCGGGAAGCCGCAGGGAAATGTGCGGGCCACCCCGAGCCCGGGTAGCTCATAGTGGAGCCCTGCACCTGTTGATCAACACGAACGGACGGCCTGTGCCTGTGACCACCGCCTACAGCGAAACCTCCACCGCGCGCGTGCCCGGACGGTCCTGGACGGTCCGGCTGATGGGCCACGCGGATCACTCCGCCACGGTCTCCTGCAGTACCGCCGCGTGCCGGATGCCGCCCCGGTCCAAGGACCTCGCGAGCTTGCGCGCGTTCGCCGCCCGGCACGCCGCCGCCCACGCCCGCGCCGCGACCGTCCGTCCGAACGCGTCATGCCACTGCCGTGCCGAGCAGTGCGGCGCACACCAGGACACCCGCGTGCAGTGCGCCGGATCCGTGGTCATGATCCTGCGCCACGACCCGACCGTCGGGCGGGTGTGGAGCGTTGCCGAGGTGTGCGCAAGCTGCGCCCCGCTGCTCCCGCACGCCACCGTCATCGCCGGCGCCGCCCGGCCCCGCCCCGCCGCCGCGGCCTCGCCGAGCGCGCCCGAGGTTCCCGCCGCCCGGACCCCCTCCCCGGTGCCGGGAGGATTCTCCTCGCCCGGTGCTGCCGGTCCCGAATCCGATGCCGTGCGGCGGCGGCCCAGGCGGGGCGGACAGCGCCCCCGCCGCCGGACCGGGCAGGGACACTGAGCTCGCACCGGCCTCGTTTCCGGGGCTGCCCGCCCCGGCTGCCCCGAGTGAATCCCAGCCGGTGCTCGGGAACGCCGGTACCACCGGAGTGGGGGAGCTCTTGCTCAGTCGTGGCTGTGTCCTTGGGCGGCTGCTGGGGGAAGAGGGGACGCAACCGATGGCAGATCTGCACTGTCCTGGTGATGCGTGAGAGGACGTCTGACCGGTCGTGCCTCTGACCGGTCGGCGCCGTACTGCCCTGACCGTCGAAGCCGCGATCCTCGTGGCCACGGGAGTGTCCTCCACAGGAGGGGACCTGCTCGATGCCAACTGACCGAGGCCCGAGCGCCGTATCGACCCCAGACGCTTCCCGATCTGGTGAAGCCGGCCTTCGGCGTGGTCGCCGGGGCTGCCTTGGTCGCTCTCGTCGTGGCCTGACGGCGGCAGCGTGTCCACGAGGACGGTGCTCTGCGGGTGGCCACCCGCCTGCACACCGAGCGCTTCCCCAGCGCGCGGTGAGGTCGCGGCGGTCCGGCTGGAGCAGTCCGGACTGCTTGCCCTCGGACTGCCGGCGAGGGTGCGGCTGCGCCCCGCGGCACTGCGGTGGCGGGACGCTCCAGGACCAACGGCAGAGCAACTCCAGGTGGTCGCCGAGGCGGTCCGGGACGACCCGACCGACTTCGACCGGCGGCGAGATCGCGTGGCTGGGCCCTTGCCACCATGTCCGCGGACAAACTCTGTGGACAACCTGCCTCTTGCCCACGTACGGTCCGCGAGCGCCCGCCGCAGGTGGTGGACGTCGTACACCTGTGGGGGGTTGTCTGTCATGTCCACGTTGCCCATGTTTACACCCAGACCTGAGTTCCGCGTGCCGGTTCCGACCGGGCTCGCTGCGGCGACCTGCGTGCTGCTCGGCCTCGCTGTGCTGGCCGACGTGTTCTCGCTCGGCGTCGGCCGGCAGTACTACGGCCTCTGGAGCGGCCTCGGAGAGGAGGGGATCCCGACCGCCCTCGAGGAGTTCGAGCGGGTCGAACGCCTCTACAGACTCTCGGGCGTCGTCCAGACCGTGACCTTCCTGGTCTGCGGGATCGTGTTCATCGTCTGGTTCCGGCAGATGCGGGAGAACGCCCAGCTCTTCGCGCCCGAGGTGCACAGGAAGTCGCCGGGCTGGGCGGTGTGGGGCTGGATCGTACCGGTCGTCTCCCTGTGGTTCCCGCGCCGCATCACCCTGGACATCTGGACGGCGAGTGAGCTCCGGCGCGATGTCCCCGATGCGCCACGCACGCCGGTCACCATCGTCAATGTCTGGTGGACGGTGTGGATCTGCGACGTCACGCTGGGCAATCTGGCCTCCCGCTACCTCGTCCGGGCCGACGAGGCGGACGCGATCAAGCAGGCAGTGGGGCTGCTGATGGTCGCCGACGTCCTCGACGTCGGCGCCGCCGTGATGGCCATCGTCGTCGTACGCAGGCTGACCAGGATGCAGCAGCGCAGGGCCGCGTGGACCGACTCCGGCCAGGACAGCCCGCTCGAAGCTTCCGGACAGCCCGCGTGAAAGCGTTCCCGCGGCTGGCGAACGCTTGCCTGTCGCTCAGGACACCGCATCGGACAAGGGCGCTGAGGACCACTGCGCGGCCGCGTCGGTGAAGTGGAGCCCGGGGCGGGCGGGTTGTCCGGTCCGCGAGTCTTGACCGCTGTCGAGGCTCCCGGATTCCGAACGCCTGCTGCCAGGACCGGAGACAGCCCCGCGTTCCTCGATCAGAGTGCGATCGGCCGGTACTTCAGGGCCTCGTCGACGATCTCCTCGGCAGATGCATCCTGGAGGAGGGGAGAGAAGATCAGACCACTGACCCCGGGTCGCAGCACGTTCGCTTCGAGGAGCAGCAGGTAGTAGTCGCTCTCCGGGTCGGCCGCGAGCACTCTGCGGACGATCTCGGCGAGCTCACCCCGCGTGATGTCCGGAACCCGGGGCCGAGCGGGCCGTGCCGCCTCTCTGGCGAACTCCTCCAGGCTCCTGCCTGCGTCGTACTCGGCGAAGTCGAGGGCCCGGTAATCGTGGCCGGTCATCGCGTTGAAGGCCCGGATCGCCTCGTCTCCGTCCCCGGTACGGCCGGTCACCAGGTCGGCGATCCGCTTGATCTCGCAGCTCAACTCATCCAGCCGTTGCCGGCTCACGGGCGGGGGCACCAGCTCTGGTCTCAGGTTCACAGCCGAATTATGTCCACGGTGACAGCAGACGAGCGAACGCGGAGCACGTTCCTCCAACAGTCGGCCGGCGGAGGACCGTCCCTCCGACT
It contains:
- a CDS encoding B12-binding domain-containing radical SAM protein, whose protein sequence is MSPGAATDVLLVMPPVSEAVQFPYLALPQLAAAWTERGHRVVCCDLNLEYRTAVLRRHGAPERDGDRAATTTGGAFAKDAFRRISERYRQGHGQRLLDRSRDRSSGFDQEVAIRAVVRYVTQQATADGWMLPGPFPLSRLDDLVADGRSGWSAEWAAQRLTELLALHRPRLLGFSVPFFSQLVPTLALCGLLKEQRPDLRIMLGGPTVQMWAAALRRRVAAARAVDHWCLGHGEDYLGRILDGASPEAERTAERAGLADGFVLNEQAMPDFGQFDFADYSNQAHQFPYRLTVGCFWGRCTFCSYGNRYHDARAFQQVSPAVAAGHLVELAARLGITDVAVTDENTGLRHLLRVMRAVRARGAPLTFRVRARLEPELADPEFCAELYALGCVQMSAGYETDAQPVLDALNKGQDARHAERAVANLTAAGITTNLSFMDGFAHPDAERAYRDTVAVIQRHPADMGLDTMQLLVAEPGSHLWASRRGAADDPHADADLVTNEGLAFAAGRVGGALLDPQGTEEARQRLLRMAVEAVPDAERTSRPDLEQRPRVAAGTGPDADGLVAAGTPVRPRFGVALDTVRTQWFLADLAWPRMAAVPPGVARAGDGRLTADGPDGRRWLSRMVEKRLLEVEGGG
- a CDS encoding multinuclear nonheme iron-dependent oxidase is translated as MERVARRAREERGEGKGEDSGRLGLGLGMDLVWGERIGFEKTGEGRPTDRVAAFLQRHAQDYDYMFVAFQPIDYGPLEPERYFPAYDRLFELFGPGRARAFHHTMLNTGSPEEYEKEAVAEFTNALIERYGFRWVIEDLGIWSLGGRSLPYPMPPVLTTEGLRRCVGHVGEWVRRLDAPLSVEFPGFTEGGSFLVGTLDAFAFFDTVIRETGALATLDVGHVLAYQWLMGRTGKRMFEGVEALPLDRCHEVHLSGCQIVEGRFRDLHHGVLLDEQLALLEHLLPMMPRLTGVTYEDPNFDAAGRLVPKSRPNAERLFAIVRAWKEEADAGARRVG
- a CDS encoding aKG-HExxH-type peptide beta-hydroxylase — its product is MRVKDLKADRSAAGLPDLSLIVLAEDAAAVAANEQLHRVVARQYLVRVLRAVQRLDEGHRADPALARVRGLLDAMDVDAALLWALRPEVTGWVWRAESGAVEPEPLLRLLARALAYDPDAAPASVRLAAADGPAPVVTGDGPARGDLLLEWASEGDEPAVRLEAADAAAFAARLQEAADLLGREWPEGLAMAARDIRAFAALGGHRGLRPLNFSVHGLRGLVLTSERPAYMLAQTLVHEGTHQRFSGVLDCVALVRNPRATHHSPFVDAERPLGHILHGILSFINDAWAAGRHQQVEEDPVERDRLERYRQEKAGQLLAAEKNLLEVADPTPAGAQLLAGCRAAIARLTGG
- a CDS encoding tetratricopeptide repeat protein, whose amino-acid sequence is MPGHVDLFEEHGEVAALWPQGGYRDRTVVCFDRHLDLKPLAPGGEEALRCAATLGEDPAAHLRRLPVRGVPGAFGLDDFWSAAALAGGLTSLVWVPSWGSHPQWRATALDSVSLISTGGVTPDPRVSGCCLTVRLCGVSLAIVPPDLLARHLAVHVSGEVVADIDLDWLMDEHGRPDHTVDELAALVALCGGELSAMTWSTRSGFLPGEFRQVGTDVAARLGLRARTSSFLPATPWPEDLLLSVHRGAPLPQGEEDGGVTVALRGLALATTDPAQAEECHRRAAAAGYRSSWLAYRIGIAHYARGGHRTAREWLREAVAVDGRDTLAMHARIMSARATARLDGPDRAFAELRALAGELPLRSGVWRTLRVLARSCGDTEAAAEADARLALLDRLTEPAVATAGTGPDDGGRE
- a CDS encoding JmjC domain-containing protein; the protein is MNPGLLETDVLDVAEFRRECWRRRPVVWRGRGADFLAPALDWAQVAELEERLAATGHGQAAVHRSDDGQVLFVNQAQHVMPVLRAACTVLADRFGWAECTADLSVTRGRGAGIGCHFDHSDNFVVQQQGAKDWLVGLPAHTSEARQRKRMLETKGFVPTGRLPSEPFRVRLEAGDVLYLPVFAPHEGVETPPGPGTGAEPGSVSVSFSCNAESALGRYLRPLVRRLSEQREWWEPLPTDGPDTDRLDRALLRALREVREEGGDHREGGDGHAGEGSEGGPVGGGAA
- a CDS encoding metallopeptidase TldD-related protein: MADGLSAALADAAQELGPAASLSRREQPDGLVRVHVRLGPAAHGHTPQWGVAAYDTAFVLAELPRGVCRLLDDRELLARRTPVGDAPLVGPAVLSPAAAGVFVHECFGHTSEADNYLAALSGGADRGLGDRWTPAPLTVHDRPATRPYAGSYRRDDEGTRARTVALLTDGRWTGLLTDRATRHLSGGRSTGHGRGPAGAVLPRCSVLEVSPGTHPPAELLERSDDGWLLGSPVGGWSVRGLLVLELLWVRRIRRGRLTDEIRGPAVVCARKSALAAQVVAVGDDPVVLSSPYTCVKEGHEVGSTLISPSLLLQQCVLRPLDRVVRADRAARTPAVPARGT